From a region of the Pirellulales bacterium genome:
- the argS gene encoding arginine--tRNA ligase, with translation MNILAQLQRYFREALADLAGAQLDAARLDEFADMVRPSQDRKFGDYQANFAMPLGKLLGRPAREVATQIVERLNAGINPSSLDPLPQGARGAEIGDMCLPPEIAGPGFINLRLRDDWIVRQVMDAAADPRLGIAPVASPRTYIIDYSAPNVAKPMHVGHIRSTVIGAALYNTLKYLGHTVISDNHIGDWGTQFGMILFGYKHFLNREAYEQNRVAELGRNYRLVNRLVSYFEGKERLPVLGLRIQQQEAAIARDEPAASGDQKAEKMLRQARRSLDETRNELSELQAALMAFESDKTLSAAAAEYPNIGSRVLEETAKLHAGDIENRRLWEQFLPACRREIEDLYQRLDVRFDETLGESQYEHLLAGAVQQLLERKIARTSEGAAAVFFDDTPDASPFLVQKKDGAFLYATTDLATIQYRMNRWHPDAILYVVDHRQSLHFEQLFKTVRIWLGLEHVELMHISFGTVLGDDGKPFKTRSGDTVGLSGLLDEAVSRALAIVSQNDDAKPGGPELPAIQRREVAEAVGIGAIKYADLSQNRTSDYVFSYDKMLAMNGNTATYMQYAYARVRSIFAKGQADLGSISIADTPITIDQPAERALALELLRFGETLAAVVADYRPNHLTNYLFALANRLSTFYERCHVLRAETPELKRSRLALCHLTAGTLQLGLKLLGIKVVEKM, from the coding sequence ATGAACATCCTTGCCCAATTGCAGCGGTATTTTCGCGAGGCGCTCGCCGATTTAGCAGGCGCGCAACTCGATGCGGCGCGTCTCGACGAATTTGCGGATATGGTTCGGCCGAGCCAGGATCGGAAGTTCGGCGATTATCAGGCCAATTTTGCGATGCCGCTCGGCAAGCTGCTCGGCCGGCCGGCTCGCGAGGTGGCCACGCAGATCGTCGAGCGGCTGAATGCGGGCATTAACCCCTCATCCCTGGACCCTCTCCCGCAGGGGGCGCGGGGGGCGGAAATCGGCGATATGTGCTTGCCGCCGGAAATCGCCGGGCCGGGCTTCATCAATCTTCGCCTGCGCGACGACTGGATCGTGCGGCAGGTGATGGACGCCGCCGCCGATCCGCGGCTGGGCATCGCACCGGTTGCCAGCCCGCGGACCTATATCATCGACTATTCGGCCCCAAACGTCGCCAAGCCGATGCACGTCGGCCACATCCGCTCCACGGTGATCGGCGCCGCGCTGTACAACACGCTGAAATACTTGGGCCACACCGTCATCAGCGACAATCACATCGGCGACTGGGGCACGCAATTCGGGATGATCCTCTTCGGCTACAAGCATTTTCTGAATCGCGAAGCATACGAGCAGAACCGCGTCGCTGAATTGGGTCGCAACTACCGGTTGGTGAATCGGCTGGTTAGCTACTTCGAAGGCAAAGAACGCTTGCCGGTGCTCGGGCTGCGAATTCAACAACAGGAAGCGGCCATCGCCCGAGATGAGCCGGCGGCGTCCGGCGATCAAAAGGCCGAAAAGATGCTCCGCCAAGCCCGCCGCTCGCTGGACGAAACGCGAAACGAACTCAGCGAATTGCAAGCCGCGCTGATGGCATTCGAGAGCGATAAGACACTTTCGGCCGCCGCAGCCGAATATCCGAACATCGGCAGCCGGGTGCTTGAAGAGACTGCCAAACTACATGCTGGCGACATCGAGAACCGGCGGCTGTGGGAGCAATTTCTGCCGGCCTGCCGCCGCGAAATTGAAGATTTGTATCAGCGGCTTGACGTGCGGTTCGACGAAACGCTTGGCGAAAGCCAGTACGAACATCTTCTCGCCGGCGCTGTGCAGCAATTGCTCGAGCGCAAGATTGCCCGCACTTCTGAAGGAGCGGCGGCGGTCTTTTTTGACGATACGCCCGATGCGTCGCCGTTTCTCGTGCAGAAGAAAGATGGCGCGTTTCTCTACGCCACGACCGATCTGGCGACGATCCAATACCGCATGAATCGCTGGCATCCGGATGCGATTCTCTACGTCGTCGATCATCGCCAAAGCTTGCACTTCGAGCAGCTTTTCAAGACGGTGCGAATATGGCTCGGGCTTGAACATGTCGAGTTGATGCACATCAGCTTCGGCACCGTCTTGGGCGACGACGGCAAACCGTTCAAAACGCGCTCGGGCGACACCGTCGGTCTGTCGGGTTTGCTCGATGAAGCGGTGAGCCGGGCATTGGCGATCGTGTCGCAGAACGACGATGCCAAACCCGGCGGACCGGAGCTTCCCGCGATACAACGCCGCGAGGTTGCCGAGGCGGTCGGCATCGGGGCGATTAAATATGCCGATCTGTCGCAGAATCGCACCAGCGATTACGTGTTCAGCTACGACAAGATGCTGGCGATGAACGGCAACACCGCCACCTACATGCAATATGCCTACGCCCGGGTGCGAAGCATTTTTGCCAAGGGGCAAGCCGACCTCGGGTCGATTTCGATTGCCGACACGCCGATCACGATCGATCAGCCGGCCGAACGAGCGTTGGCCTTGGAACTGCTCCGCTTCGGCGAAACGCTCGCAGCCGTGGTGGCCGATTATCGGCCGAACCATCTGACGAACTATCTATTCGCGCTGGCGAATCGCCTTTCGACCTTCTACGAGCGGTGCCACGTGTTGCG